The sequence below is a genomic window from Methylocystis sp. IM3.
AAAAGTCTCTTAAGTGATTTTTTCATTTTTGACAACGCGGGGCGGCTTGTAACGACTGTAACCTTACGCGAGGTTGACGCTGTGCGTAACCGTAATCCTGTATTAGTCATTCGATGATCCAGGACCACAGTTACCATGCCCGCCGTTACGTGTGTGGCTTATGCTTGGATCTGAATTGAGCGCGTCTCATGCGGAGAAGATTGCTCGCATCGCTGATTGTCTGCGTCGCCTTGCTGACGCAGCTCGGCGCGTCCTTCTGGGGCGCGGCGGCGGCGCGCGACGATCATGTCTTCTGCAATCGGCAAATCGTGGCCGTGCAGACGCAAGATGCGGCGACCTTTCCAGTCGAAAACGCCCCCGCCGGCGCGCCGCTCGCGCATGATCACGGCTCCTGCTCGCTCTGCCAGCTGAGCTTCAGCATCATCGGGGCCGAGCCGCCGCATTTCTCCGCCCAGGCGATCCGTTTCCACTGGCGCGTCGCCTTCGTCGAGCGGGATGTTCCCGAGCCGCGCTTCCTCTTCAATCTGAACGCGCCCGCGCGCGCGCCCCCTTCCACGGTCTGACTCCCGAAACACAAGGCGCAAAAGCGCCGGATCAGACGCGTCGCCCGGCGACGCCCGAGGAAGGATTCCAGTAAAATGTCCCGTCATTTCCTGTTGCGCGGCGTTTCCGCCGGCGCATTGTCTTTCGTCGTTCTCACGCCCGCCATGGCGACCCATACCCTGCCGACCATCGACGTCGGCGGCCAGCGCCGCGCCGCCGCTCATCGCGGACCGGCGCGCCCGGCAGGCCCGGCCGTCGCCCAGCCCGCCGTCGTCAGCCCGGAGCCGGCGGCGCCGGTCGCGCCCTCGCCGGTCGTCTCGCGCTGGTCGCCGACGCTCCCCGACGGCCGCCCCGCCTTCGTCGAAAAATGGCAGCTTCCCAATACGGTCGCGAGCGTCACGCGCCAGCAGATCGAGCGTCAGGTCAATATCGTCGATACGGAAGACGCCGTGCGCTACATGCCGAGCCTCTTCGTGCGCAAACGCAACAACGGCGACACCCAGGCGGTGCTCCAGACCCGCACCTGGGGCGTCGCCTCCTCGGCGCGCAGCCTCGTCTATGCGGACGATCTTCTGCTCACGGCGCTCATCGGCAACGACAACACCATCGGCGCCCCGCGCTGGGGCCTCGTCGCGCCCGAGGAAATCGACCGCGTCGACTTCCTCTACGGCCCCTTCGCCGCGCAATATCCCGGCAACTCCATGGGCGGCGTGCTGAAAATCACGACGCGCATGCCGGAGAAGCTCGAAGTCTCCGTCAAGGACACCGTGTCGGTGCAGGACTTCTCGCTCTGGGGCACGAACAAGAGCCTCGTCAACAATGTGACGAGCATGTTCGTCGGCAACAGGATCGGCGATTTCTCCTACACGGTCTCCGGCAACTGGCAGCGCGGCTCGCAGCAGCCGCTGACCTATACGACGACGCCGTCGCTGATCCCCGGCTCATACATCATGAGCAATGTCTACGGCACAACCTTCGCGAACGTGCTGGGCTCTGGCGGCAATCTCAACAACGATCAGGTCAACGCCAAGCTCAAGCTTGCCTACGACTTCACCAATACGATCCGGGGCACTTATACCTTCGCCTTCTGGTCCAATGACGGCGCCTCCTATCCGGAAAACTTCCTGGTTCCGGGCTATGGCGCCAATTGGGGGCCGACGACCAATTTTCTGGGCACGTCCGTGCTGCAGAACTTCGCCAGCGCCTATTACCGGGTGCAGGAAAAGATCATGGTCAACGCCGCCGCGATCAAATCGAATAGCGGCGGACCTTTCGACTTCGAGATTTCGGCGTCGAACTTCACCTACCTACAGTCCGACCAGGTCTCGCCCTTCTCGGCGACGCCGCCGGCCGGCTATACGCTCAACGGCCGCGACTCGGTCTTTACCGGCACTTATTGGACCCTCTTCGACGCCAAGGGCATCGCGCGTCCCCCGGAAGGTCCGTTGCAGGGCCACGACATCAGCTTCGGCGTCCACGGCGACCAGTTTCATCTCAACAACCCGGTTTGGCTGACCTACAATTGGGCGTCGGGGCTCGCCGCTAACACGGGAACCGCCGCCTCGATCGCGCAGGGCACGACGCGCACGCAGGCGCTCTGGACGCAGGACGCGATGATGCTGCGCGACAATCTCAAATTCACGGCGGGCATCCGCGGCGAGGTGTGGCAGGCTTCAAACGGCTATAATCAGGGCGCCAACACCAACGCCTTCGGCACCGCTTTGACCGGCGCGGTCAGCACGAGGCTGCCAATCTATCAGCCCAACCAGTACAGCACGCGCTTCTCGCCCAAGGGCTCGCTCGAATATTTCTACGACGATCACTGGACCGTCAGGGGCTCGATCGGCATGGCCAACCGCTTCCCGACCGTTCGTGAGCTTTATAATCTGACGACGCTCACGAACACCGGACAGGTGACCAACCCCAATCCCAATCTGCGCCCCGAAAACGTGATCAGCTCCGAGCTCGCCTTCGAACGCAAGATCGGCAAGGACGGCACGGCGCGCGTCTCCCTGTTCGACGAGCAGACCCGCGACGCCATCATCAGCCAGGTGACGCTCGTCCCTGGCACGGCGATTCAGGCCACCACGCCGACCAATGTGCAGCGCATTCGCAACAGCGGCGTCGAGGTGGCGTTCCAGAAGGACAATGTCCTTCTGCGTGGGCTCGAGGTTCTGGGCAGCGCGACCTGGCTGAACTCGCGCATCATCGCCAATCCGACCTGGATCCCGACCGCCGCCAACGCCGAACTTCCCTGGGCGACCTCGGTCGCCGGCAAGAACGTGCCCAACGTGCCGAACTGGCGCGGCACGCTCGCGCTCACCTATCGGCCGGACGATCGCTGGTCCTTCACGGTCGCGGGGCGCTATCAGAGCAAGCTGTGGCGCACCATGGCCAACAACGACCGCGCCTATGGGATCTATTTCGCCTTCGATCCCTTCTTCGTCGTCGACACCAAGATCAACTACAAATGGAGCGACCGGTTCTCCTTCGACTTCGGCATCGACAACGTCAACAACTACAAATATTTCCTGTTCCATCCCTTCCCGCAGCGCACCTATTATTTCGCCGCGAAATATGAATATGGACGGGACAAGAAGGGCGCCCCCGGCATCTTCTTCACGGGCGACGAGGCCGGCCTGCCGGATGTTGCGAGCTGGTTCCAACCGGTGGCCTTCAACTGGGATTGAGCCGCCGAGGCTCGATAAAAAAGGCCCGGGAGCAAAACTCCCGGGCCTTTGTTTTTGCGCGGAACGTTCTTTCTCTAGTGCGACAGCGCCTTGACGATGGCCTCGACGGTCTTCTTGGCGTCGCCGAAGAGCATCATCGTATTGGGGCGGAAGAAGAGTTCGTTCTCCACGCCCGCATAGCCGGAGCCCATGCCGCGCTTGAGGAAGAGAACAGTCTTCGCCTTCTCCACATCGAGAATCGGCATGCCGTAGATCGCCGAGGATTTGTCGGTCTTCGCCGCCGGATTGGTCACGTCATTGGCGCCGATGACGAAGGCCACGTCCGCCTGGCCGAATTCCGAATTGATGTCCTCGAGTTCGAAGACCTCGTCATAAGGAACATTGGCTTCGGCGAGCAGCACGTTCATGTGGCCCGGCATGCGGCCCGCGACAGGGTGGATCGCATAGCTGACCTCGACGCCCTCCTTTTTGAGAAGGTCGGCCATTTCGCGCAGCGCGTGCTGCGCCTGCGCCACCGCCATGCCGTAACCCGGCACGATGATGATCTTGCCGGCGTTCTGCATGATATAGGCGGCGTCTTCTGCCGAGCCCTGCTTGACGTTGCGCGTCTCCTTGGCGCCGCCTCCGACAACCGTCTCTCCGCCGAAGCCGCCGAGGATGACGGAAATGAAGCTGCGGTTCATGCCCTTGCACATGATGTAGGAGAGGATCGCGCCCGACGAGCCGACCAGCGCGCCCGTGATGATCAGCGCCAGATTGCCGAGCGTGAAGCCGATGCCCGCCGCCGCCCAGCCCGAATAGGAGTTGAGCATGGAGACGACGACCGGCATGTCGGCGCCGCCGATCGGAATGATGAGCGTGACGCCGAGCATGAAGGAGACGAGGATCAGCAACAGCAGCCAGAAGCCCGATTCCGTCGTCACGAAGAGCAGGATCAGCGCCAGCAGGCTCACGCCGAGCAGGATGTTGATCGTGTGGCGCTCGGGAAGCAGGATCGGCTTGCCGCTCATGCGCTCGGAGAGCTTCAGAAAGGCGATGATCGAGCCGGTGAAGGTGATCGCGCCGATCGAGGCGCCAAGCGACATCTCGAAGAGGCTTCCGCCCTCGATATGGCCCGGCGCGCCGATGCCGAAGGCGTGCGGCGCGAAAAAGGCGCTGCCCGCCACCAGCACGGCGGCGAGGCCGACGAGCGAATGGAAGAAGGCGACGAGCTCCGGCATCGCCGTCATCGGCACGCGCTGCGCCACATAGGCGCCGACGCCGCCGCCCGCCCCCGCGCCGATCAGGATCAGCACGAGCCCCGCGAAGGGCGGCAGATGCAGGAGCAGCGTCGTCGCCACGGCGACCGCCATGCCGATCATGCCATAGCGGTTGCCCTCGCGTGAGGTCGCTGGCGAGGAGAGGCCGCGCAGCGCCAGAATGAACAGCACGCCGGCGACGAGATAGAGAAGGGCTGCGATATTCGCGCTCATGGCGGTCAGCCCTTCTTCTTGTACATGGCGAGCATGCGTTCGGTGACGAGGAAGCCGCCGAAGATGTTCACGCAAGCGAGCACGAGGGCGATGAAGCCGAGCCATCGCGCCCAGTCGGAGCCGCTGTCCGTGACGCTCGCCGCTTCGACGCCCACCGAGAGAAGCGCGCCGACCACGATGACGGAGGAAATGGCGTTGGTGACGGACATCAGCGGCGTATGCAGCGCCGGGGTCACGGACCAGACGACGTAATAGCCGACGAAGACGGCGAGGGCGAAGATGGCGAGGCGAAAGACGACCGGGTCGATGGCGCCGCCGCCCAGCCCATGCGAGGCGGCGGCGGCGGCCGTCTGCGCGATCTCCTCGGAATAATGCTGCGCCTGATCGGCGAGCTGTTTCGCGGCCTCGGCCGCGGCCCGCGCCTTTTCGAGCAATTGCTGCGTAGAGTCGGTCATGGTTCGACGCCTCTCGTGATTTATGGATGTTTCGAGGTTCAGGCCTTCTTGAAACGTTCGTCGGCGACGACGCCGTCGCGCGTGAGCGCGGTCGCTTTCACGAGTTCGTCGTCCCAATTGATGGCGAGCTGCTTTGTCTCCTTCGAGATCAGCGTCTCGACGAAAGCGAGGAGGTTTCTCGCGTAGAGGCTCGAGGCCGTCGGGGCCATCCGGCCCGGCAGATTGAGCGCGCCGACAATCTTCACGCCATTTTCGACGACGGTCTCGCCGGGGCGCGTCAATTCGCAATTGCCGCCGCGCTCGGCGGCGAGATCGACGATGACCGAGCCTGCGCGCATGGAGCGGACCATGTCGGCGGAGACGAGGCGCGGCGCCGGACGCCCTGGAATGAGCGCCGTGGTGATGACGACATCCTGCTTGGCGATGTGACTCGCGGTCAGTTGCGCCTGCGCCGCCTGATACTCCTTCGACATTTCCTTGGCGTAGCCGCCGGCCGTCTGCGCCTGCTGGAACTCCTCGTTCTCGACGGCGAGGAATTTCGCGCCGAGCGATTCGACCTGCTCCTTCGTCGCCGGGCGCACGTCGGTCGCCGTGACGATGGCGCCGAGGCGGCGCGCCGTGGCGATGGCCTGAAGGCCCGCGACGCCGACGCCCATGATGAAGACCTTGGCGGCGGGCACGGTGCCGGCCGCCGTCATCATCATGGGGAAGGAGCGGCCATATTCGGCCGCAGCGTCGATCACCGCGCGATAGCCCGCGAGATTGGCCTGGGAGGAGAGAACGTCCATGGATTGCGCGCGGGTGATGCGCGGCATGAACTCCATGGCGAAGGAAATGGCCCCGGCGCGGGCGAGATCGGCGAGCGCGGCCTCGTTCCCGAAGGGATCCATGATGCAGATGACGGCGAGATTGGGCTTGGCGCCGGCGAGTTCGGCGGCGGCCGGACGCCGCACGCGCAGCACGATATCGGCGCCCGCGAGCGCCGCGGCGGCGTTCGGCGCGATGGTCGCGCCGGCGGCGGCATAGTCCTCATCGGAAAAGCCAGCCCCGGCGCCGGCCCCCGACTGGACTGCGACCTCTGCGCCGAGACTGATGAATTTCTTGACGGTTTCTGGCGTCGCCGCGACACGCGGCTCTGCTTTGTCCGTTTCGGCCAATACGGCGATGCGCATGACGAACTCCGGTTTTGAAAACGAAAACCGTCGCCGTCATGGTGGCCCCTGACGGCTAGGCGTGAGGGGCGATTGGCGTTTACCGCGCGAAGAGGAGGAAGAGGCCGAGCAATGTCACCGCCGAGGCCGCCGCGGAAAATTTCAGCAGCCACAGGAAGCCGTTATAGGTTTTCATATGTTCGGCCCAGTCCGCGTCCGTGGACGCCGACCCGCGAGTGCTCGCCATCTCTTGGTCTCCCGATCTCGAGGTTTGAACGCGCGAACAGAACCGCCGCGCGCAGGGCCGATGCTAACCGAGCGGCGCCCATCCCGCAACGCCCGCCGCCGCGCGTTTTCGTCGCTGATGCGGACGGCGCCGGGAGCGCCTCGGCCCCACGAAAAAAGCCCCGGATTTCTCCGGGGCTTCGAAACGTTTGGAGAGGCTTTGGACTTAGAAGTCCATGCCGCCCATGCCGCCCGCCGGCATCGCCGGCGCGGTTTCCTTCTTCGGCGCCTCGGTGATCGTCGCCTCGGTGGTGACGATCAGGCCGGCGATCGACGCGGCGTCCTGCAGCGCGGTGCGCACGACCTTGGTCGGGTCGATGATGCCGAGCTTGATCAGATCGCCATACTCGCCCTTCTGGGCGTCGAAGCCGAAGCCGTAGTCCTTCGACTCGAGCAGCTTGCCGACCACGACCGCGCCGTCGCCGCCGGCGTTGTCGACGATCTGGCGGGCCGGAGCCTGGATCGCCTTGCGCACGATCTCGACGCCGGTCTTCTGGTCGGAGTTGGCGACCTTGACGCCGTCGAGCACCGAGATGGCGCGCAGCAGAGCGACGCCGCCGCCCGGCGACACGCCTTCCTCGACCGCCGCGCGGGTGGCGTTGAGGGCGTCGTCGACGCGATCCTTCTTCTCCTTCACCTCGACTTCCGTCGCGCCGCCGACGCGGATCACCGCGACGCCGCCCGCGAGCTTGGCGAGACGCTCCTGGAGCTTCTCACGGTCGTAGTCCGAGGTCGTCTCCTCGATCTGGCCCTTGATCTGGGAGATACGGGCCTCGATGTCCTTCTTGTCGCCGGCGCCGTCGATGATCGTGGTGTTCTCCTTCTCGATGCGCACGCGCTTGGCGCGGCCGAGCATGGGAAGCGTCACGTTCTCGAGCTTGATGCCGAGGTCCTCGGCGATCATCTGGCCGCCGGTGAGGATCGCAATGTCCTCGAGCATGGCCTTGCGGCGGTCGCCGAAGCCCGGCGCCTTCACGGCCGCGATCTTCAGACCGCCGCGCAGCTTGTTGACGACGAGCGTGGCGAGCGCCTCGCCCTCGATGTCCTCGGCGACGATGACGAGCGGCTTGCCGGTCTGGACGACGGCCTCGAGGATCGGCAGCAGCGGCTGCAGCGTCGACAGCTTCTTCTCGTGGATGAGAATGTAAGCGTCGTCGAGCTCGGCGATCATCTTCTCGGCGTTGGTGATGAAGTAGGGCGAGAGATAGCCGCGATCGAACTGCATGCCCTCGACGATGTCGGTCTCGGTCTCGAGGCTCTTGGCCTCCTCGACCGTGATCACACCCTCATTGCCGACCTTCTGCATCGCCTTGGCGATCTCTTCGCCGATGAAGCGGTCGCCATTCGCCGAGATGGTGCCGACCTGGGCGATCTCGTCGTTGGAGGTGACCTTCTTCGAGTGCGTCTTGAGGTCGGCGACGATGGCGTCGACGGCGAGGTCGATGCCGCGCTTCAGATCCATCGGGTTGAGGCCGGCGGCGACGGCCTTCGAGCCTTCCTTGGCGATCGCGGCGGCGAGAACGGTCGCGGTCGTGGTGCCGTCGCCGGCGGTGTCGTTCTGCTTGGAGGCGACCTCACGGACGAGCTGGGCGCCGAGGTTCTCGAACTTGTCGGCGAGCTCGATCTCCTTGGCGACGGTCACGCCGTCCTTGGTGATGCGCGGCGCGCCGAAGCTCTTCTCGATCACGACGTTGCGGCCCTTGGGACCCAGCGTGACCTTCACGGCGTTGGCGAGAATGTCGACGCCGCGCAGAATGCGGTCACGGGCGTCGGTGGAGAAACGGACGTCTTTGGCAGCCATGTGAAACTCCTGAATGGGGGATTAGAAAGCGTTGAGGGCGGGGCCGAGTTATTCGACGATGCCCAGGATGTCGCTTTCCTTCATGATCAACAGGTCTTCGCCGTCGATCTTGACCTCGGTGCCGGACCACTTGCCGAACAGGACGCGGTCGCCGGCCTTGACGTCGAGGGGAACGAGCTTGCCGCTCTCGTCGCGGCCGCCAGGGCCAACCGCAACCACTTTGCCCTCCTGGGGCTTTTCCTTGGCGGTGTCGGGGATGATGATCCCGCCCTTGGTCTTTTCCTCGCCTTCAATGCGCTTGACCACGATCCGGTCGTGCAGGGGACGGAACGCCATTGCAATGTCTTCCTTTTCTGCGCTTCGGACGAAAGCCTCCGCCCGTCGCAAGCCATAAGCGAAATTGTTGGCACTCTCTTTCGACGAGTGCCAGCAGCGACACGCAGATATGTTGGGC
It includes:
- a CDS encoding TonB-dependent receptor; this translates as MSRHFLLRGVSAGALSFVVLTPAMATHTLPTIDVGGQRRAAAHRGPARPAGPAVAQPAVVSPEPAAPVAPSPVVSRWSPTLPDGRPAFVEKWQLPNTVASVTRQQIERQVNIVDTEDAVRYMPSLFVRKRNNGDTQAVLQTRTWGVASSARSLVYADDLLLTALIGNDNTIGAPRWGLVAPEEIDRVDFLYGPFAAQYPGNSMGGVLKITTRMPEKLEVSVKDTVSVQDFSLWGTNKSLVNNVTSMFVGNRIGDFSYTVSGNWQRGSQQPLTYTTTPSLIPGSYIMSNVYGTTFANVLGSGGNLNNDQVNAKLKLAYDFTNTIRGTYTFAFWSNDGASYPENFLVPGYGANWGPTTNFLGTSVLQNFASAYYRVQEKIMVNAAAIKSNSGGPFDFEISASNFTYLQSDQVSPFSATPPAGYTLNGRDSVFTGTYWTLFDAKGIARPPEGPLQGHDISFGVHGDQFHLNNPVWLTYNWASGLAANTGTAASIAQGTTRTQALWTQDAMMLRDNLKFTAGIRGEVWQASNGYNQGANTNAFGTALTGAVSTRLPIYQPNQYSTRFSPKGSLEYFYDDHWTVRGSIGMANRFPTVRELYNLTTLTNTGQVTNPNPNLRPENVISSELAFERKIGKDGTARVSLFDEQTRDAIISQVTLVPGTAIQATTPTNVQRIRNSGVEVAFQKDNVLLRGLEVLGSATWLNSRIIANPTWIPTAANAELPWATSVAGKNVPNVPNWRGTLALTYRPDDRWSFTVAGRYQSKLWRTMANNDRAYGIYFAFDPFFVVDTKINYKWSDRFSFDFGIDNVNNYKYFLFHPFPQRTYYFAAKYEYGRDKKGAPGIFFTGDEAGLPDVASWFQPVAFNWD
- a CDS encoding NAD(P)(+) transhydrogenase (Re/Si-specific) subunit beta, with the translated sequence MSANIAALLYLVAGVLFILALRGLSSPATSREGNRYGMIGMAVAVATTLLLHLPPFAGLVLILIGAGAGGGVGAYVAQRVPMTAMPELVAFFHSLVGLAAVLVAGSAFFAPHAFGIGAPGHIEGGSLFEMSLGASIGAITFTGSIIAFLKLSERMSGKPILLPERHTINILLGVSLLALILLFVTTESGFWLLLLILVSFMLGVTLIIPIGGADMPVVVSMLNSYSGWAAAGIGFTLGNLALIITGALVGSSGAILSYIMCKGMNRSFISVILGGFGGETVVGGGAKETRNVKQGSAEDAAYIMQNAGKIIIVPGYGMAVAQAQHALREMADLLKKEGVEVSYAIHPVAGRMPGHMNVLLAEANVPYDEVFELEDINSEFGQADVAFVIGANDVTNPAAKTDKSSAIYGMPILDVEKAKTVLFLKRGMGSGYAGVENELFFRPNTMMLFGDAKKTVEAIVKALSH
- a CDS encoding proton-translocating transhydrogenase family protein, whose amino-acid sequence is MTDSTQQLLEKARAAAEAAKQLADQAQHYSEEIAQTAAAAASHGLGGGAIDPVVFRLAIFALAVFVGYYVVWSVTPALHTPLMSVTNAISSVIVVGALLSVGVEAASVTDSGSDWARWLGFIALVLACVNIFGGFLVTERMLAMYKKKG
- a CDS encoding Re/Si-specific NAD(P)(+) transhydrogenase subunit alpha, with the translated sequence MRIAVLAETDKAEPRVAATPETVKKFISLGAEVAVQSGAGAGAGFSDEDYAAAGATIAPNAAAALAGADIVLRVRRPAAAELAGAKPNLAVICIMDPFGNEAALADLARAGAISFAMEFMPRITRAQSMDVLSSQANLAGYRAVIDAAAEYGRSFPMMMTAAGTVPAAKVFIMGVGVAGLQAIATARRLGAIVTATDVRPATKEQVESLGAKFLAVENEEFQQAQTAGGYAKEMSKEYQAAQAQLTASHIAKQDVVITTALIPGRPAPRLVSADMVRSMRAGSVIVDLAAERGGNCELTRPGETVVENGVKIVGALNLPGRMAPTASSLYARNLLAFVETLISKETKQLAINWDDELVKATALTRDGVVADERFKKA
- a CDS encoding aa3-type cytochrome c oxidase subunit IV → MASTRGSASTDADWAEHMKTYNGFLWLLKFSAAASAVTLLGLFLLFAR
- the groL gene encoding chaperonin GroEL (60 kDa chaperone family; promotes refolding of misfolded polypeptides especially under stressful conditions; forms two stacked rings of heptamers to form a barrel-shaped 14mer; ends can be capped by GroES; misfolded proteins enter the barrel where they are refolded when GroES binds), coding for MAAKDVRFSTDARDRILRGVDILANAVKVTLGPKGRNVVIEKSFGAPRITKDGVTVAKEIELADKFENLGAQLVREVASKQNDTAGDGTTTATVLAAAIAKEGSKAVAAGLNPMDLKRGIDLAVDAIVADLKTHSKKVTSNDEIAQVGTISANGDRFIGEEIAKAMQKVGNEGVITVEEAKSLETETDIVEGMQFDRGYLSPYFITNAEKMIAELDDAYILIHEKKLSTLQPLLPILEAVVQTGKPLVIVAEDIEGEALATLVVNKLRGGLKIAAVKAPGFGDRRKAMLEDIAILTGGQMIAEDLGIKLENVTLPMLGRAKRVRIEKENTTIIDGAGDKKDIEARISQIKGQIEETTSDYDREKLQERLAKLAGGVAVIRVGGATEVEVKEKKDRVDDALNATRAAVEEGVSPGGGVALLRAISVLDGVKVANSDQKTGVEIVRKAIQAPARQIVDNAGGDGAVVVGKLLESKDYGFGFDAQKGEYGDLIKLGIIDPTKVVRTALQDAASIAGLIVTTEATITEAPKKETAPAMPAGGMGGMDF
- the groES gene encoding co-chaperone GroES, translating into MAFRPLHDRIVVKRIEGEEKTKGGIIIPDTAKEKPQEGKVVAVGPGGRDESGKLVPLDVKAGDRVLFGKWSGTEVKIDGEDLLIMKESDILGIVE